Proteins found in one Amycolatopsis umgeniensis genomic segment:
- a CDS encoding MerR family transcriptional regulator — protein MKIGELARKTGVSVRALRYYEEEGLIRPGREDNGYRDFRDGSVEAVVRIRGMLDAGLPTRLIREILPYLDDPDEVRPKVPCEYMIGEVARQRDVLDRRIALMTRDRDALDAYLRDLTLTQE, from the coding sequence GTGAAGATCGGCGAACTCGCGCGGAAGACCGGGGTCAGCGTCCGCGCGCTGCGCTACTACGAGGAAGAGGGCCTTATCCGGCCCGGCCGTGAAGACAACGGCTACCGCGACTTCCGCGACGGCTCGGTCGAGGCCGTGGTGCGGATCCGGGGAATGCTCGACGCCGGATTGCCGACCAGGCTGATCCGCGAGATCCTGCCGTATCTCGACGATCCCGACGAGGTTCGGCCGAAGGTGCCGTGCGAGTACATGATCGGCGAGGTCGCGCGGCAGCGGGACGTACTCGATCGCCGGATCGCGCTCATGACGCGCGATCGCGATGCGCTCGACGCGTACCTTCGCGACTTGACCCTCACGCAAGAGTGA
- a CDS encoding response regulator: MIKVLVVEDEPVAADAHRVYVERMPGFTVSGVVHSGGDALRFCEREPVDLVLLDFYLPDTHGLAVCRSLRAAGLPIDVIAVTSARDLALVKAAVSVGVVQYLLKPFTFASLREKLERYAEFHGASGEVTGQAEIDRALGTLRTTERQALPKGMSGQTLEAITDVLASAADGLSAGAAATAIGASRVTARRYLEYLADNGLAQREPRYGQVGRPEVWYKPKTV; this comes from the coding sequence ATGATCAAGGTGCTGGTCGTCGAGGACGAACCCGTGGCCGCCGACGCGCACCGGGTGTACGTCGAGAGGATGCCCGGGTTCACCGTGTCCGGCGTCGTGCACTCCGGCGGTGACGCGTTGCGGTTCTGCGAACGCGAGCCCGTCGACCTGGTGCTGCTGGACTTCTACCTTCCGGACACGCACGGGCTCGCGGTCTGCCGGTCGCTGCGCGCGGCAGGTCTCCCGATCGACGTCATCGCGGTGACCTCGGCGCGTGATCTGGCGCTGGTCAAGGCCGCGGTGTCCGTCGGAGTGGTGCAGTACCTGCTGAAACCGTTCACTTTCGCCTCCCTGCGGGAGAAACTCGAGCGCTACGCCGAGTTCCACGGCGCCTCGGGCGAGGTCACCGGGCAAGCCGAGATCGACCGCGCGCTCGGCACCTTGCGCACCACCGAGCGGCAGGCACTGCCGAAGGGGATGAGCGGGCAGACCCTGGAGGCGATCACCGACGTCCTCGCCTCGGCCGCGGACGGCCTGTCCGCCGGGGCCGCCGCGACCGCGATCGGCGCCTCCCGGGTCACCGCGCGGCGCTACCTCGAGTACCTGGCCGACAACGGCCTCGCCCAGCGCGAACCGCGCTACGGCCAGGTCGGCCGACCCGAGGTCTGGTACAAACCGAAAACCGTATAA
- a CDS encoding ATP-binding protein translates to MPSTTRIRTRRGSLARQLLILQLVVLFVLVAAGLTFAYLDSVKATGDRARDQVTAVAEAVADAPGVLAALSTSEPSRTLQPFAQSVRADTGVDFVTIMDKHGIRYTHPNPELIGQPFIGNIGEAQRGGKVVETYAGSLGPSERVVVPVLGTGGQVVALVSVGITVEAIDAELRERLWPLIGVAAAVLVVGGIGSYLVSARLRRQTRGIAPEELSNLFEYHEAVLHSMREGLLLVGGDGRVVLCNDGARALLGVADDPVGRELSALDIPEDLVEAFTSGEERTDELHLTEARVLVVSTAPVRSRGEAMGTVVSLRDHTELQALTGELTTVRGLAEALRSQAHEAANRLHTVVSLVEIGRPEQAVEFATEELALAQELTDRVVGAVAEPVLAALLLGKAAEASERGVEFTITPDTVMEDSDTGIPPRDLVTILGNLVDNGIDAAAGNAGDGGRPGVEVTVRSDAEGLLLRVADTGPGVDDVEDVFRRGWSTKPEDGHGLGLALVGQAVRRHGGIIDVGREEGAVFTVRLPPKEPTR, encoded by the coding sequence GTGCCCTCGACGACGCGGATCCGGACCAGGCGCGGAAGTCTCGCCCGCCAGCTGCTGATTCTGCAGCTCGTGGTGCTTTTCGTGCTCGTCGCGGCGGGATTGACCTTCGCCTATCTGGACTCCGTGAAGGCCACCGGGGACCGGGCGCGGGATCAGGTGACCGCCGTCGCCGAAGCGGTGGCGGACGCGCCGGGCGTACTCGCCGCACTGTCCACTTCGGAGCCCAGCCGGACGTTGCAGCCGTTCGCGCAGAGTGTCCGCGCGGACACGGGCGTGGACTTCGTGACCATCATGGACAAGCACGGGATCCGCTACACCCACCCGAATCCGGAGCTGATCGGACAGCCGTTCATCGGGAACATCGGCGAGGCGCAGCGCGGTGGGAAGGTCGTCGAGACCTACGCCGGTTCGCTCGGACCGTCCGAACGTGTCGTGGTCCCGGTCCTCGGCACCGGAGGACAGGTCGTCGCGCTGGTCTCGGTCGGTATCACCGTCGAGGCGATCGACGCCGAACTCCGCGAACGCCTGTGGCCGCTGATCGGGGTCGCGGCGGCGGTACTGGTGGTCGGCGGGATCGGCAGCTACCTGGTCAGCGCCCGTCTCCGGCGGCAGACCAGGGGGATCGCGCCCGAGGAACTGAGCAACCTGTTCGAGTACCACGAAGCCGTCCTGCATTCCATGCGCGAGGGCTTGCTGCTCGTCGGCGGTGACGGGCGGGTGGTGCTGTGCAACGACGGCGCCCGCGCGCTGCTGGGCGTCGCCGATGATCCGGTCGGCCGGGAACTGTCCGCATTGGACATTCCCGAAGATCTCGTCGAGGCGTTCACCTCGGGGGAGGAGCGCACCGACGAACTCCACCTCACCGAGGCCAGGGTGCTCGTCGTCAGCACGGCGCCCGTGCGTTCGCGGGGAGAGGCGATGGGCACCGTCGTGAGCCTGCGCGACCACACGGAACTCCAGGCCTTGACCGGTGAACTGACCACGGTGCGCGGATTGGCCGAGGCGCTGCGGTCGCAGGCGCACGAGGCGGCGAATCGGCTCCACACCGTCGTTTCGCTGGTCGAGATCGGCCGCCCCGAACAGGCCGTCGAGTTCGCGACCGAAGAACTCGCGCTGGCGCAGGAACTCACCGACCGCGTGGTCGGCGCGGTCGCCGAACCGGTGCTCGCGGCGTTGCTGCTGGGCAAGGCGGCGGAGGCGAGTGAACGCGGCGTCGAATTCACGATCACGCCCGACACCGTCATGGAGGACTCGGACACCGGCATCCCGCCACGAGACCTGGTGACCATCCTCGGCAACCTGGTCGACAACGGGATCGACGCGGCCGCGGGGAACGCGGGCGACGGCGGCCGTCCCGGGGTCGAAGTCACCGTCCGATCCGATGCCGAGGGGTTGCTGCTGAGGGTCGCCGACACCGGCCCCGGCGTGGACGACGTCGAGGACGTCTTCCGGCGCGGCTGGTCCACCAAACCCGAAGACGGTCACGGGCTCGGGTTGGCACTGGTGGGTCAGGCGGTGCGGCGGCACGGTGGGATCATCGACGTCGGCCGCGAAGAGGGCGCGGTGTTCACTGTGCGCTTGCCGCCGAAGGAGCCGACACGATGA
- a CDS encoding cation:dicarboxylate symporter family transporter, whose protein sequence is MHYLYLAVIAAVVLGVIVGFAAPGLAKELKPLGTGFVNLIKMMISPIIFCTIVLGIGSVAKAAKVGKVGLLSLGYFLMMSTFALAIGLVVGNLLHPGEGLHLDPAAAAKAHTQAEGAEGTVDFLLGIIPTSFGSAFTEGQVLQTLLVALLAGFAVQKLGTKGEPIRRGIEHIQRLVFRILAMIMWAAPVGAFGAIAAVVGETGWGALRSLAVIMIGFYLTCLVFVFGVLGSVLWLGARVNIFTLLRYLGREFLLILSTSSSESALPRLIAKMEHLGVSKPVVGITVPTGYSFNLDGTAIYLTMATLFIASAQDQPLGVGEQISLLLFMIIASKGAAGVSGAGIATLAGGLQSHRPELVDGVGFILGIDRFMSEARALTNFAGNAVATVLVGTWTKEFDRDQANRVFSGQAPFDEATLIDDHAPDAPEVEREKAVAGT, encoded by the coding sequence ATGCACTACCTGTACCTGGCCGTGATCGCGGCGGTCGTCCTCGGCGTCATCGTCGGGTTCGCCGCGCCGGGTCTGGCCAAGGAACTCAAGCCCCTCGGCACCGGATTCGTCAACCTGATCAAGATGATGATCTCCCCCATCATCTTCTGCACCATCGTGCTCGGCATCGGATCGGTGGCGAAGGCCGCGAAGGTCGGCAAGGTCGGGTTGCTGTCGCTCGGCTACTTCCTGATGATGTCGACCTTCGCACTCGCGATCGGTCTCGTCGTCGGCAATCTCCTGCACCCGGGTGAGGGCCTGCACCTCGACCCCGCCGCCGCCGCGAAGGCGCACACACAGGCCGAGGGCGCCGAGGGCACCGTCGACTTCCTGCTCGGCATCATCCCGACCAGCTTCGGTTCCGCGTTCACCGAAGGCCAGGTGTTGCAGACGCTGCTGGTGGCGCTGCTCGCCGGATTCGCCGTACAGAAACTGGGCACCAAGGGCGAGCCGATCCGCCGGGGCATCGAGCACATCCAGCGGCTCGTGTTCCGGATCCTCGCCATGATCATGTGGGCCGCGCCGGTGGGCGCGTTCGGCGCGATCGCCGCGGTGGTCGGCGAAACCGGCTGGGGCGCGCTTCGCAGCCTCGCCGTCATCATGATCGGCTTCTACCTGACCTGCCTGGTGTTCGTGTTCGGCGTGCTCGGCTCTGTCCTGTGGCTCGGCGCGCGGGTCAACATCTTCACCCTGCTCCGCTATCTCGGCCGCGAGTTCCTGCTGATCCTGTCGACGTCGTCGTCCGAGTCGGCCCTGCCGCGGCTGATCGCGAAGATGGAGCACCTCGGGGTTTCCAAGCCCGTCGTCGGCATCACGGTCCCCACCGGGTACTCGTTCAACCTCGACGGCACGGCCATCTACCTCACGATGGCGACGCTGTTCATCGCCAGCGCGCAGGACCAGCCGCTGGGCGTCGGAGAGCAGATCTCCTTGCTGCTGTTCATGATCATCGCGTCGAAGGGCGCGGCGGGCGTGAGCGGCGCCGGGATCGCCACCCTCGCGGGCGGGCTCCAGTCGCACCGGCCGGAACTGGTCGACGGTGTCGGATTCATCCTCGGGATCGACCGGTTCATGTCCGAGGCCCGCGCGCTGACCAACTTCGCGGGCAACGCCGTCGCGACCGTCCTGGTCGGCACGTGGACCAAGGAGTTCGACCGCGACCAGGCCAACCGGGTCTTCAGTGGCCAGGCCCCGTTCGACGAAGCCACCCTGATCGACGATCACGCCCCGGACGCGCCCGAGGTCGAAAGGGAGAAAGCCGTGGCGGGCACGTAG
- a CDS encoding DUF6000 family protein — MPDAIDRYVPARYSKLLHGNFAGMMSGAEREPFLRDLVEDAARITDEDLAFLFDAGWRERITAAWLIGADRRTAWRGRLRELLLESGMVFAGQGYCFALARFGTLADAEILVSYLDHYLARPDLRYDQEWALAALHHIDADLRTAYTSRYLRPGGLWESWSEKNSTDLPFHKWYFDMLCSHVQRAVHVRR, encoded by the coding sequence ATGCCGGACGCCATCGACCGTTACGTGCCCGCGCGGTATTCGAAGCTCCTGCACGGCAACTTCGCCGGGATGATGAGCGGCGCCGAACGCGAGCCCTTCCTACGGGACCTGGTCGAGGACGCCGCGCGGATCACCGACGAGGACCTGGCGTTCCTTTTCGACGCCGGCTGGCGGGAACGGATCACCGCCGCCTGGCTGATCGGCGCCGACCGCCGCACCGCGTGGCGCGGACGCCTCCGCGAACTGCTCCTGGAGAGCGGGATGGTCTTCGCCGGACAGGGCTACTGCTTCGCGCTGGCTCGGTTCGGCACCCTCGCCGACGCCGAGATCCTCGTGTCCTATCTGGACCACTACCTCGCGCGACCGGACCTGCGCTACGACCAGGAGTGGGCGCTCGCGGCCCTGCACCACATCGACGCCGACCTCCGGACGGCCTACACGTCACGCTATCTGCGTCCGGGCGGCCTGTGGGAAAGCTGGTCCGAGAAGAACAGCACGGACCTGCCGTTCCACAAGTGGTACTTCGACATGCTGTGCTCGCACGTCCAGCGAGCGGTGCACGTCAGGCGCTGA
- a CDS encoding winged helix-turn-helix transcriptional regulator, with amino-acid sequence MSQGNTDVTAQARVVDPEKLEVCTVLEVINRISGKWAIGILLEATRGPVRFTELERSVEGISRRMLTLTLRNLERDGLLVRTVYPTVPPKVEYEATAMAKELYASLSGLLHWAERHRDSIAASRVVYDERVSA; translated from the coding sequence ATGTCCCAGGGGAACACCGATGTGACCGCGCAGGCCAGGGTGGTCGATCCGGAAAAACTCGAGGTGTGCACCGTGCTCGAGGTGATCAACCGGATCAGCGGCAAGTGGGCGATCGGCATCCTGCTGGAGGCCACGCGCGGTCCGGTGCGGTTCACCGAACTGGAGCGATCGGTGGAGGGGATCAGCCGCCGGATGCTCACGCTGACGTTGCGGAACCTCGAACGCGACGGCCTGCTCGTGCGCACCGTGTACCCGACAGTGCCGCCGAAGGTGGAGTACGAGGCCACGGCGATGGCGAAGGAGCTGTACGCGTCGCTGAGTGGCCTGCTGCACTGGGCGGAGCGCCACCGCGATTCGATCGCCGCGTCCCGCGTCGTTTACGACGAGCGGGTCAGCGCCTGA
- a CDS encoding MFS transporter, translating to MPQRALALAVLCAVSLMVVLDGSIVAVALPAIQNDLGFTPSTLAWVVNAYLIAFAGLLLLSGRLGDLIGRKRVFSAGLGVFTLASLLCGIAQDQTQLVVFRFLQGAGGALASAVVLGMITTLYPEPRARAKAIGVYSFTQAAGASIGLIAGGTLTQLLDWHWTFFVNLPIGAVALVMAARLLADDRGPGLRGGTDVTGAGLVTGGLMLLIYTIVKAEEYTWADTRTLGLLAVSLLSLAGFVLRQAKAREPLLPLRIFRVRAVSGANSVMVLMVAGLFGFQFITALYLQRVLLLDALSTGFAFLPAPVSIAVMSLVFAERLNHRFGARTVLVTGLSVVALALGLLAMVEADGDYATDVLPALVLMGVGFGVAMPALMGQAMSGVAPTDAGVASGLINTTQQIGAAIGTAVLATAAASRTGSLLTEGAAAPEALTSGYRTAYALSAGLLALAVFVAAAVLRNRKAQEAIVA from the coding sequence ATGCCCCAGCGCGCTCTCGCCCTCGCCGTTCTTTGCGCCGTCTCGCTGATGGTCGTCCTCGACGGCTCCATCGTCGCCGTCGCGCTGCCCGCGATCCAGAACGACCTCGGCTTCACGCCGTCCACTCTGGCCTGGGTGGTCAACGCCTACCTGATCGCCTTCGCCGGACTGCTGCTGTTGTCCGGGAGACTGGGCGACCTGATCGGCCGGAAACGGGTCTTCTCGGCCGGGCTCGGCGTGTTCACCCTCGCTTCTCTGCTGTGCGGGATCGCGCAGGACCAGACTCAGCTCGTCGTGTTCCGCTTCCTGCAAGGCGCGGGCGGCGCGCTCGCGTCAGCGGTCGTGCTCGGCATGATCACCACGCTTTATCCGGAACCGCGGGCACGGGCGAAGGCCATCGGCGTCTACAGCTTCACCCAGGCCGCGGGCGCGTCGATCGGGCTCATCGCGGGCGGCACGCTCACCCAGCTGCTCGACTGGCACTGGACGTTCTTCGTCAACCTGCCGATCGGCGCCGTCGCCCTGGTGATGGCCGCCCGGCTGCTCGCGGACGATCGGGGGCCGGGGCTGCGCGGCGGCACCGACGTCACCGGCGCCGGACTGGTCACCGGCGGGCTGATGCTGCTGATCTACACGATCGTCAAGGCCGAGGAGTACACCTGGGCCGACACCCGCACGCTCGGACTGCTCGCGGTGTCGCTGCTGTCGCTCGCCGGATTCGTACTCCGCCAGGCGAAGGCGCGCGAACCGTTGCTGCCGCTGCGGATCTTCCGTGTCCGGGCGGTGTCCGGGGCGAACTCGGTGATGGTCCTGATGGTCGCCGGGCTGTTCGGTTTCCAGTTCATCACCGCGCTCTACCTGCAGCGGGTGCTCCTGCTCGACGCGTTGAGCACCGGATTCGCCTTCCTTCCCGCCCCGGTCTCGATAGCGGTGATGTCGCTGGTCTTCGCCGAGAGGCTCAATCACCGCTTCGGCGCGCGAACGGTACTCGTCACCGGGCTTTCGGTGGTCGCGCTGGCGCTCGGTCTCCTCGCCATGGTCGAGGCGGACGGCGACTACGCGACGGACGTCCTGCCCGCGCTCGTCTTGATGGGCGTCGGGTTCGGCGTGGCGATGCCCGCGTTGATGGGGCAGGCGATGTCCGGCGTCGCCCCCACCGACGCCGGGGTCGCTTCAGGCTTGATCAACACCACACAGCAGATCGGCGCGGCGATCGGTACCGCGGTGCTCGCGACCGCCGCCGCGTCCCGCACCGGATCCCTGCTGACCGAAGGTGCGGCAGCGCCCGAAGCACTCACCAGCGGGTACAGGACCGCGTACGCATTGAGCGCCGGGCTACTCGCTCTCGCCGTCTTCGTCGCGGCCGCGGTCCTGCGCAACCGGAAGGCTCAGGAGGCGATCGTCGCGTAG
- a CDS encoding carbon-nitrogen hydrolase family protein produces MRVATVQPFTVPADLSANIAEHARLLRIAEADLGVFPELSLTGLEFEALAADPGLWLAQDDPRLEPLRDACRARRVHAVIGLPLVEDGRRYIGSLVLGPDGETVATYAKRNLHNSEEELFDAGDRQVIIDVGGKRLGLAICLDAANPDHSRELAEVGAEVYVLSALFSDGQEQRLLDQVGVAAGHGMWVVLSQYSGKTGGMAAFGGSGVWKPGGAAEVRLGGEVSEWAYATIAS; encoded by the coding sequence ATGCGTGTCGCCACCGTGCAGCCGTTCACCGTCCCCGCGGATCTGTCCGCGAACATCGCCGAACACGCGAGGCTCCTCCGGATCGCGGAGGCCGACCTCGGTGTCTTCCCCGAACTTTCCCTGACCGGCCTGGAGTTCGAGGCGCTCGCCGCCGATCCGGGACTCTGGCTGGCCCAGGACGATCCACGCCTCGAACCGCTCCGCGACGCTTGCCGGGCCCGCCGTGTCCACGCCGTCATCGGGCTTCCGCTCGTGGAGGACGGCCGCAGGTACATCGGCTCGCTCGTCCTCGGTCCGGACGGGGAAACCGTTGCCACCTATGCGAAACGCAATCTGCACAACAGCGAGGAAGAGCTGTTCGACGCCGGCGATCGCCAGGTGATCATCGACGTCGGCGGCAAGCGCCTCGGTCTCGCGATCTGTCTCGACGCCGCCAACCCGGATCACTCCAGGGAACTCGCCGAAGTCGGCGCCGAGGTCTACGTGCTCAGTGCGCTCTTCAGCGACGGCCAGGAGCAGCGGCTGCTGGATCAGGTCGGCGTGGCGGCCGGACACGGGATGTGGGTGGTGCTTTCCCAGTATTCCGGCAAGACCGGCGGGATGGCCGCGTTCGGCGGCAGCGGGGTCTGGAAACCCGGAGGCGCCGCCGAGGTGCGGCTCGGCGGCGAAGTCTCCGAATGGGCCTACGCGACGATCGCCTCCTGA
- a CDS encoding SRPBCC family protein, with amino-acid sequence MTGSLTGRGGGRYRFRDTWVLPASPKAVFDAVVDLAAYPLWWRDVRSVSQVDEDTAELVCRSRLPYALTVRMHRDRQDEREGRVRVLLSGDLEGMLAGALIPVDSGTRLEITQEVEARKPLLRKLDRIARPVFRINHALMMRRGQHGLQGYLGASAG; translated from the coding sequence ATGACGGGCTCGCTCACGGGTCGCGGAGGCGGTCGATACCGCTTCCGCGACACGTGGGTGCTTCCCGCTTCACCCAAGGCGGTGTTCGACGCCGTCGTCGACCTCGCCGCGTATCCGTTGTGGTGGCGTGACGTCCGTTCGGTCAGCCAGGTCGACGAGGACACCGCGGAGCTCGTCTGCCGCTCCCGGCTTCCGTACGCGTTGACAGTGCGGATGCACCGCGATCGGCAGGACGAGCGCGAGGGCCGGGTGCGGGTCCTGCTCAGCGGTGACCTGGAGGGGATGCTGGCCGGCGCCCTGATCCCGGTGGACAGCGGCACCAGGCTGGAGATCACTCAAGAGGTCGAAGCGCGGAAACCGTTGCTGCGTAAGCTCGATCGCATCGCCAGGCCGGTATTCCGGATCAACCACGCGCTCATGATGCGACGCGGGCAACACGGATTACAGGGGTATCTGGGGGCATCGGCGGGTTAG
- a CDS encoding anti-sigma factor family protein, producing MSTVGHDQGQLAAYVLGGLTPAEAATFETHLANCPACRREVRELGELRYHLDEVPPEAFLEGPPDGGDLLLQRTLRQVRDEEGTQERKPRRLLAVAGAAVLVVVALGAGVLVGRQTSPEPSTVALPVPTVTTPVAGTRDLAATDRDTGAQLAVRVVPAAGWVRLHAKAEGVREGEKCQLVVVTKSGERVNAGSWLVSAKGEKEGTGIDGSALVAPADVASVDVVTMDGRNLVSAQA from the coding sequence ATGAGCACGGTGGGACACGACCAGGGCCAGCTCGCCGCCTACGTCCTCGGCGGGTTGACCCCGGCGGAAGCGGCCACGTTCGAAACACATCTGGCGAACTGCCCCGCATGCCGCCGTGAGGTGCGTGAGCTGGGGGAGCTTCGGTATCACCTCGACGAGGTGCCGCCGGAGGCGTTCCTCGAAGGACCTCCTGACGGAGGCGACCTGCTCCTGCAGCGCACGTTGCGTCAGGTCCGCGACGAAGAAGGCACTCAGGAACGCAAGCCTCGACGGCTTCTCGCCGTCGCCGGTGCGGCCGTGCTGGTCGTGGTGGCACTGGGCGCGGGCGTGCTGGTCGGACGGCAGACGTCGCCGGAACCGTCCACGGTGGCCTTGCCGGTGCCGACGGTGACCACCCCGGTGGCAGGCACCCGCGATCTCGCGGCCACCGATCGCGACACGGGGGCACAGCTGGCTGTCCGGGTCGTCCCGGCCGCGGGCTGGGTCCGGCTCCACGCGAAGGCGGAAGGCGTCCGTGAGGGCGAGAAGTGTCAGCTCGTCGTGGTGACCAAGAGCGGTGAGCGGGTCAACGCGGGCAGCTGGCTGGTGTCGGCCAAGGGCGAGAAGGAAGGCACCGGGATCGACGGTTCCGCACTGGTCGCTCCCGCCGACGTTGCTTCGGTCGACGTCGTGACGATGGACGGCCGGAACCTGGTGTCGGCGCAGGCATGA
- a CDS encoding sigma-70 family RNA polymerase sigma factor, with the protein MAIGGWRPKKAKGEDLVRHLYAEHGRSLLAYATRLTGDRAAAEDVVQETLVRAWKHAEDLENDAKGSVRGWLLTVARNIITDRARARAARPPEVAEPEEGVPTPAVSKDHAQGVVDSMAVLGAMDGLSTEHREVLVEIYYRGRTVAEAARSLGVAPGTVKSRSYYALRALRAVMSGTGKEVAR; encoded by the coding sequence GTGGCGATCGGAGGCTGGCGGCCCAAAAAGGCCAAAGGCGAGGACTTGGTCCGGCACTTGTACGCCGAACACGGGCGAAGCCTGCTGGCGTACGCGACGAGGCTGACCGGGGACCGCGCGGCCGCGGAGGACGTCGTGCAGGAGACCCTGGTCCGGGCTTGGAAACATGCCGAAGACCTGGAGAACGACGCGAAGGGATCGGTGCGGGGCTGGCTGCTCACGGTCGCCCGGAACATCATCACCGATCGCGCCCGCGCCAGGGCGGCGCGGCCGCCGGAAGTGGCGGAGCCCGAAGAAGGCGTGCCGACCCCCGCGGTGTCGAAGGACCACGCGCAAGGCGTCGTGGATTCCATGGCCGTGCTCGGGGCGATGGACGGCCTGTCCACGGAACATCGTGAGGTCCTGGTGGAGATCTACTACCGGGGCCGGACGGTGGCCGAAGCGGCGAGATCCCTGGGCGTGGCCCCGGGTACCGTTAAGTCGAGATCTTATTACGCGTTACGGGCGCTCAGAGCCGTGATGTCGGGAACCGGGAAGGAGGTAGCGCGATGA
- a CDS encoding fibronectin type III domain-containing protein, which produces MPRKLAAVLLAVAFAAGCGAEPGFTATLTDPVNVDLSWPDDDPDVAGRIVEYTTDPHGEYTILQFVPPRQTTYRHPDLIPETRFYYRIRPFYGAVSEAITVSGPLVSGSAGPAVSLRTGGQAAAPAAFRAEPGAEEMVRFTWADRSSDEDGFLVEIRKPGAPDFVPIEMSDPGTTSAGLASMPGEAGASYRLRAFYYGPASPVLDLVSGRDG; this is translated from the coding sequence GTGCCAAGGAAACTCGCGGCCGTTCTGCTGGCGGTGGCCTTCGCGGCGGGTTGCGGTGCCGAACCCGGTTTCACCGCGACGCTGACGGATCCGGTGAACGTCGACCTGAGCTGGCCCGACGACGATCCGGACGTCGCGGGCCGGATCGTCGAATACACCACCGATCCGCACGGCGAATACACGATCCTGCAGTTCGTGCCGCCGAGGCAGACGACCTACCGGCATCCGGACCTGATCCCGGAAACGCGGTTCTACTACCGGATCCGGCCCTTCTACGGAGCCGTTTCGGAGGCCATCACGGTTTCCGGGCCGCTGGTTTCCGGCTCGGCCGGGCCGGCGGTCTCGCTGCGCACGGGTGGCCAGGCAGCCGCTCCGGCGGCGTTCCGGGCGGAACCTGGGGCCGAAGAGATGGTGCGGTTCACCTGGGCCGACCGATCCAGTGACGAGGACGGTTTCCTCGTGGAGATCAGGAAACCCGGCGCTCCGGATTTCGTGCCGATCGAGATGTCCGATCCGGGGACGACGTCGGCGGGGCTCGCTTCGATGCCCGGCGAAGCAGGGGCCTCGTACCGGCTGCGTGCCTTCTACTACGGGCCCGCGTCACCCGTGCTGGACCTCGTGAGTGGTAGGGACGGTTAG